Proteins from one Dermacentor variabilis isolate Ectoservices chromosome 1, ASM5094787v1, whole genome shotgun sequence genomic window:
- the LOC142591501 gene encoding phosphoenolpyruvate carboxykinase, cytosolic [GTP]-like, whose translation MAAQEVTKTPEPAAPTLEPPKPAAPSDDDWVFKPPALWKGHDVTDLPKKVRHFVEEQRRLCQPASVYVCDGSIQENEVIIAFMVKLGLTVPLKKQANCYLVRTDPRDVARVEGRTCIATARQEETSPIPAPGVKGILANWIAPEELRKILSECMPGCMKGRTMFVIPFSMCPVESPLSRLGIQVTDSPYVVASMRIMTRMGAKALAATKDKQFVKCVHSVGRPLPLKEPLINNWPCNPDKTIISHIPHDNEIVSFGSGYGGNSLLAKKCFALRIGCNLGRREGWLAEHMLILGLTAPSGSKSYVVGAFPSACGKTNLAMITPTLPGYRAECVGDDIAWLYFDENGVMRAVNPENGFFGVCPGTSMKTNPNAMMTIQTNTIFTNVAETSDGGVWWEGLEMPPPDVSIKSWKGEPNWKPGEKSKTAAHPNARFCTPAGQCPIIDPAWEDPKGVPISAIIFGGRRPEGVPLVFEAFNWSHGVFLGACMRSETTAAAEHKSKIIMHDPFGMRPFFGYNFGDYLTHWLSFAKEEGNQLPRIYHVNWFRKGPDGKFLWPGFGENCRVLDWILRRVDGEVNIARETFLGYVPTDDALNLTGLTEPINMAELMRVDKEFWLKECRDIKTFFDEQVGRSLPQAIADELTALKERINKA comes from the exons ATGGCG GCGCAGGAAGTGACCAAGACACCAGAGCCGGCCGCTCCCACGCTCGAGCCGCCGAAGCCGGCCGCCCCTTCGGACGACGACTGGGTGTTCAAGCCGCCGGCATTGTGGAAGGGCCACGATGTGACCGATTTGCCGAAAAAGGTGCGGCACTTCGTTGAGGAGCAACGCCGCTTGTGCCAGCCAGCAAGCGTGTACGTCTGCGACGGCAGTATCCAGGAGAATGAGGTCATCATAGCCTTCATGGTCAAGCTCGGCCTCACCGTGCCACTGAAGAAGCAGGCCAACTG CTACCTGGTCCGGACGGATCCCCGAGACGTGGCACGCGTCGAAGGGCGCACGTGCATCGCCACAGCGCGCCAGGAGGAGACCTCGCCTATACCGGCACCTGGTGTCAAGGGCATCCTCGCAAACTGGATCGCCCCCGAGGAGCTGCGCAAAATTCTTTCCGAGTGCATGCCCGGATGCATGAAAG GACGCACCATGTTCGTGATTCCGTTCAGCATGTGCCCTGTGGAGTCGCCGCTGTCGCGACTAGGCATCCAGGTGACGGACTCGCCGTACGTGGTGGCCAGCATGCGCATCATGACCCGCATGGGCGCCAAGGCACTAGCCGCCACCAAGGACAAACAGTTCGTCAAGTGCGTCCACAGCGTAGGCCGACCGCTGCCTCTCAAAG AGCCCTTGATCAACAACTGGCCTTGCAATCCCGACAAGACCATCATATCGCACATACCGCACGACAATGAGATCGTTTCTTTCGGGAGCGGCTACGGCGGAAACTCTCTGCTCGCGAAAAAATGCTTCGCCCTGCGCATCGGCTGCAATCTGGGGAGACGCGAAGGCTGGCTCGCCGAACACATGCTG ATCCTTGGCCTAACGGCTCCTTCTGGCAGCAAGTCATACGTCGTGGGTGCGTTTCCGAGCGCTTGCGGCAAAACCAACCTGGCCATGATAACACCGACGCTGCCGGGTTACCGTGCCGAGTGCGTCGGCGACGACATCGCCTGGCTCTACTTTGATGAGAACGGCGTCATGCGTGCAGTGAACCCTGAAAACGGCTTCTTCGGTGTCTGCCCGG GAACGTCGATGAAGACCAATCCGAACGCCATGATGACCATACAGACCAACACCATCTTCACGAACGTTGCCGAGACGAGCGACGGTGGCGTCTGGTGGGAGGGCCTGGAAATGCCACCGCCCGATGTGAGCATCAAGTCATGGAAGGGCGAGCCCAACTGGAAGCCCGGTGAAAAGTCCAAAACGGCCGCGCACCCTAATGCGCGTTTCTGCACCCCGGCTGGCCAGTGCCCCATCATCGACCCGGCCTGGGAGGACCCCAAAGGCGTGCCTATCTCCGCTATCATATTCGGAGGCCGCAGGCCCGAAG GGGTGCCCCTGGTGTTCGAAGCCTTCAACTGGAGCCACGGCGTTTTCCTTGGTGCGTGCATGCGGTCCGAAACTACGGCAGCTGCCGAGCACAAAA GCAAAATCATCATGCACGACCCGTTCGGGATGCGACCTTTCTTCGGATACAACTTCGGCGACTACTTGACCCACTGGCTGAGCTTCGCCAAAGAAGAAGGCAACCAGCTTCCCAGGATCTATCACGTCAACTGGTTCCGCAAAGGCCCCGACGGCAAGTTCCTATGGCCAGGCTTTGGCGAGAACTGCCGGGTCCTGGACTGGATTCTTCGCCGCGTCGACGGTGAAGTCAACATAGCCAGG GAGACATTCCTGGGTTACGTGCCGACCGACGATGCGCTGAACCTGACCGGCCTGACCGAGCCGATCAACATGGCGGAGTTGATGCGCGTAGACAAGGAATTCTGGCTCAAGGAATGCCGCGACATCAAGACTTTCTTCGACGAGCAAGTAGGGCGCTCGCTGCCACAGGCCATCGCCGATGAGCTGACCGCGCTGAAGGAGCGCATCAACAAGGCCTGA